The proteins below come from a single Necator americanus strain Aroian chromosome V, whole genome shotgun sequence genomic window:
- a CDS encoding hypothetical protein (NECATOR_CHRV.G20079.T1), translating to MYVNNYTEPVFFLPPCRAISSRRHSTTATSYSFSIYLASEGSLQRARPARSTVYKWHSKLASGDYFIEDEDRSRRPMKLGLVLLRRQVKADPFQTTRELTVALGMSQTTVVRALKSIGKV from the coding sequence ATGTACGTTAACAATTACACTGAgccagtttttttcctgccaCCATGCCGCGCAATTTCAAGTCGTCGTCACTCCACCACCGCAACGTCATACTCTTTCTCTATCTATCTGGCGTCTGAGGGGAGTTTACAAAGAGCACGCCCAGCTAGAAGTACAGTCTACAAGTGGCACTCGAAGCTCGCGTCGGGCGACTATTTCATTGAAGATGAAGACCGTTCGAGACGCCCGATGAAGTTGGGTTTGGTCTTGCTGCGGAGACAGGTGAAAGCTGATCCATTTCAAACCACTCGCGAACTGACAGTTGCTCTTGGGATGAGTCAAACCACAGTTGTTCGCGCATTGAAGTCAATCGGCAAGGTGTGA